The Streptomyces sp. NBC_00569 genomic sequence CGGCGACGACGAGGCGATCCTCGTCGACCTCCAGCGCGTCCCGGTCCACATCGACCAGATCGTCTTCACGGTGAACTCCTTCACCGGCCAGACCTTCCAGGAGGTGCAGAACGCGTTCTGCCGCCTGGTCGACGAGACCAACGGCCAGGAGCTGGCCCGCTACACGCTCGACGGCGGCGGCCAGTACACCGCCCAGATCATGGCGAAGGTGCACCGCGCGGGCGCCGGCTGGCAGATGACCGCCCTGGGCTCGCCGGCCAACGGCCGCACGTTCCAGGACCTCATGCCGGCGATCCTGCCGGGCCTGTGAGGTAGCGGGAACACAGGAACAGACGGACGGGACGAGGGGGAGAAGGCGATGACGGCCGAGCTGGTCCGGGGGCAGAACCACCCCCTCACCCAGACCCGTCTGGAGATCCGTGTGTCGGCGGGAGCGCCGGTCGTGGCGGGCGCGACGCTCAGCGACGACGAGGGCAGGGTGCACGGCCGAGACTGGGTCGCGCACCCCGGCGCCCCCGCGCTGCCGGGACTCGAGGTCCCCCGGCAGGCGGCGGCCGACCACCGCCTCGCCGTCGATCTGGACGCCGTGCCCGAGGCCGCCCACCGCGTCAGCGTGCTGCTCGCGCTGCCCACCGGGCCAGGCGACCCCGACCGCTTCGGCGCCGTCGCGGCCCCCTTCGTGGCCGTCACCGGACTCGACGGCTCCGAGGTCGCCAGCTACACCATCACCGACCTCGACGCCGAGTCCGCCGTCGTGGCCCTGGAGCTGTACCGCCGCCAGGGCGCGTGGAAGGTACGCGCGGTGGGCCAGGGGTACGCGGGCGGCCTCGGCGCACTCCTGACCGACCAGGGGCTTCCCGACGCGAGGGCACTCGCGGGCGAGATCGGCGAAGCGGTGGCACGGGGGCTCGCCCGGACGGTGGCGCCGCCTCCGCCCCGGACGGCGGCATCAGGGGCGAGCGCCATGGCGGACGCGGCGGGCGCGGCCTCCCACGCCGCATCGCCGGGGACGCACCCGTCCGACGGCCCGCCCCGCTCCACCCAGCCCCAGTCACCCGCCGAACCCCAGTCGTCCCCGGCCCCCCGGCCTGCGCACGAGCCCCAGCCGGCCCGCCCCTCAGGACGGACCGGCCCCGTCAACTACACGCACCCCGGCCGGCAGGCCCCCGCACCGCCCGTCCCCGCGCCCACCGCGCCCCCCGCAGAGCCGGGGGGGCAGCCCGCCGTGCCCGTCGCCGGTGACGCGACCGGCTGGTCCATGGACGAGCGGCTCTACAACCAGGTGTGGGGCATGTTCGAGGACCTGGCCCGCTGTGTCGCCGCGTACCGCAGCGCCGTCGACTTCGCGGACTCCCGTATGGAGCAGGAGCTCGACAAGGCCCTGTCCGACCCGCGCAGCCGGATCGGCGGCCAGGGGGACGCCGCGCGCGAGGCCGCCCGGGCCAAGCACGGACAGCTCGTCGACCGGGCGAGGGAGGTCCTCGACCGTGACCTCGCCCAGCTGGCCGCCGAGTCCGCCGTCGTCGAGCCCGCCCTGCCCCCGGCCTATGCGGGCTGGGACAACCCGGTCTGGCACGCGTACGGCAGCCCCATGGAGATCCCGATGGCCCTGCGCCTGGGCGACCTCCAGCTGCCCGAGTCCCGCGGTGTGGGCCTGCGCATCCCGATGCTCGTGCGGCTCCCCCTGGAGCGCGGCATGTGGATCGACAGCGGCCGCTCCGGGGCGGACGCGCTCACCGAGTCCGACGAGCTGCGCCGCCGCGCCCTGCGGAGCGCCGTCGAGCTCGCCGCGCGGCTCCTCGCGGTCTACCCGGCGGGCGAGTTCGCCGTGCATGTCATCGACCCGGCCGGATCGGCCGCGGGGGCGCTCGCCCCGCTCGTGCGGGCCGGAGTGCTCGCCGCGCCGCCGGCCGCCGGGGTGGCCGGCGTCTCCGATGTGCTCGCCCGGCTCACGCAGCGCGTGGACCTCGTGCAGATGGCGGTCCGTGGTGGAGCGGCCGACGCGCTCCCGCCCGACCTGGACACCGCCGAGCAGCTGCTGATCGTCAACGACTTCCCGCACGGCTTCGACGACCGCGCGGTGACCCGGCTGCGCTACCTCGCCGACGAGGGCCCCGCCGTCGGCGTCCACCTCCTGATGGTCGCCGACCGCGAGGACGCCGCCGAGTACGGACCGGTCCTCGACCCGCTCTGGCGGGCGCTGCTGAGGCTCACTCCGGTGCCCGACGACCACCTCGCCGACCCGTGGGTGGGGCATGCGTGGACGTACGAGCCGCCGCATGTCCCGCCCGGCAGCCGGATCCTGGAGCAGGTCCTCGAAGAGGTCGCCAGAGCGCGACGAGAGCAGGGCATCTGACGCCTCTGAACAGTGCTTTTGAACTTATCTTTACCGAACCCTTTACGTTTCATGGGTGTTTCCCGTAGGCTCCGACGAGCGGAGGGGAGTACTCCCGAACGCGGCGTTCCCGTCAATACGGACCGACATCGGTCCCGGGGCGCCGGCCCGGGGCGAGCTGAGGCCGCCCGGGTGGAAGAGACCTCCGGCAGCGACGACGCTGATCAGTAGCCGTACGACGCCGGAGGCGCAGTGGACGTATCGATGACCCTTTGGGTGCTGACCATTCTTGGTCTGGTCGCCCTGATCGCGGTCGACTTCTTCATCGGGCGCAAGCCCCACGACGTATCGATCAAGGAAGCCGGAATCTGGACGGTCGTCTGGATCGTGCTGGCCGCCCTCTTCGGGGTCGGTCTGCTGATCTGGGGGAACGCGCAGGCTTCCGGCGAGTTCTTCGCCGGCTTCATCACCGAGAAGTCGCTGAGCGTCGACAACCTCTTCGTCTTCATCCTGATCATGGCGAAGTTCTCGGTGCCGTCCCAGCTCCAGCAGCGCGTCCTGCTGTTCGGTGTGCTGATCGCCCTGGTGCTGCGCGCCATCTTCATCGCGGCCGGTGCCGCCGTCATCGCCAACTTCTCGTGGGTCTTCTACATCTTCGGCGCGTTCCTCATCTACACCGCCTGGAAGCTCATCCAGGAAGCGATGTCGGACGACGAGGAAGACGAGTTCGAGGAGAACCGCCTCCTCAAGTCCATCGAGAAGAAGTTCGGCGTCGCCGACCGGTACCACGGCACGAAGCTGTTCATCCGGGTCAACGGCAAGCGGATCCTGACGCCGCTCATGGTCGTCATGCTCGCGATCGGCACGACCGACGTGCTGTTCGCGATGGACTCGATCCCGGCGATCTTCGGCCTGACCCAGGACCCGTACATCGTCTTCACGGCCAACGCGTTCGCGCTGATGGGTCTGCGACAGCTGTACTTCCTCATTGGCGGACTCCTCAGGAAGCTGGTCTACCTCAGCTACGGCCTGTCGGTGATCCTCGGCTTCATCGGCGTGAAGCTCGTCCTGCACGCGCTGCACGAGTCCGGGGTGCACGTGCCGGAGATCTCCATCCCGGTCTCCCTGGCCGTCATCTGCGGCGTCCTGGCGATCACCACCGTCGCCAGCCTCATCGCCTCCAAGAAGCAGGCGCAGAAGCAGGCCCTCGACGGCGGGGACGACGGCGACGAGGGCGGCGCGTCGGACGGCGCGCGCAAGGACAGCGTCAAGGCCTGACCCGCCCGGCACAGAGCCCGGCACAAGGCCCGGCACAGAGAAGGAGCGCGCGGCTGCCGGCCGCGCGCTCCTTCCCTCGTTCGGCCCCACGCACAGGCGCCCGTTCCGAAGTCGCGGCCCCCGCACCGTCGGTGCACCATCGAAGGCATGATCGCTGGGCTCCGGAGACTGGTCACGCAATGGACGGCCGTCGTCCCCGTCCTCGCGGTCGTCCTGCTGGTGTTCACCTGGGGCCGCTCGCTGCCGGGCGCCGTCGTGGCCGTCGTCTCCGTCGTGCTCGCCGCGTCCGTGCTCGCTGCCGTCCACCACGCCGAAGTGGTGGCCCACCGCGTCGGCGAACCCTTCGGCTCCCTCGTGCTCGCCGTCGCCGTCACCGTCATCGAAGTGGCGCTGATCGTCACCCTCATGGTCGACGGTGGCGAGAAGGGCGCCACGCTCGCCCGCGACACCGTCTTCGCCGCCGTCATGATCACCTGCAACGGCATCGTCGGACTGAGCCTGCTCGCCGCCGCGTTCCGGCACCGCGTCGCCGTCTTCCAGCCCGAGGGCACCGGCGGCGCGCTCGCCACGGTCGCCACCCTGGCCACGCTCTGCCTGGTCGTGCCGACGTTCACCACGAGCAAGCCGGGCCCGGAGTTCTCCACGTCGCAGCTGATCTTCGCGGCCTCCGCCGCGCTCCTCCTGTACGGGATCTTCGTGGCGACCCAGACCGTGCGACACCGTGACTACTTCCTGCCGATCACCAAGCAGGGCAACATCATCGACGGCGACGACCACGCGCACGCGCCCTCCACCCGCACCGCCCTGATCAGCCTCGGTTTCCTCGGGCTCGCCCTCGTCGCCGTCGTCGGCCTGGCCAAAGGCGTGTCCCCGACCATCGAGACGGGCGTCGAAGCGGCCGGGATGCCGCACTCTGTCGTCGGCGTGATCATCGCGCTCCTCGTCCTGCTGCCCGAGACGATCGCGGCCCTGCGCGCGGCCCGCCGCGACCGCGTCCAGACGAGCCTCAACCTCGCGCTCGGCTCCGCGATGGCCAGCATCGGACTCACCATCCCGGCCGTCGCCATCGCGTCGTTCTGGCTGTCGGGGCCCCTCGTCCTCGGACTCGGCGCCACGCAGATGGTGCTGCTGGTCCTGACGATGCTGGTGAGCACACTGACCGTCGTCCCCGGCCGCGCCACCCCGCTCCAGGGCGGAGTTCACCTCGTGGTGTTCGCCGCGTACGTGGAGCTCGCCGTCACGCCGTGACGGTCACGGTGATACGGCCGGGCAGCGCCGTGACGCCTCGTGATAGACCGTGGGAGAGCAGCCGCCCGACGCACGGAGGTCCCCTGTGCCCCGCACCCTCGCCAACGCCCCGATCATGGTCCTGAACGGTCCGAACCTGAACCTCCTCGGCCGCCGGCAGCCGGAGATCTACGGGTCCGACACCCTCGCGGACGTCGAGGCACTGTGTGCCAAGGCCGCGGCCGTGCACGGCGGGAGCGTCGACTTCCGGCAGTCCAACCACGAGGGCGAGCTGGTGGACTGGATCCACGAGGCGCGCCAGAACCACGTGGGCATCGTGATCAACCCGGCCGCCTACTCCCACACGTCGGTGGCGATCCTGGACGCCCTCAATGCGTGCGACGGCCTGCCCGTCATCGAGGTCCACATCTCCAACATCCACCAGCGCGAGGAGTTCAGGCACCACTCCTACGTGTCCCTCAGGGCCGACGGCGTGATCGCCGGATGCGGGGTCCAGGGATACGCGTTCGCGGTGGAGCGGGTGGCGGCCCTGGCCGAGCCCGGCGTGGCCACGGTCTAGTACCGCCGGACTCTCGTACTCGCGCAGTGAACACGCCCGGCGCGGCCGGGCGTTGACTCACCAGCCGCGCTCGCGCCACTCCGGCAGATGCGGCCGCTCGGCGCCGAGCGTCGTGTCGTTCCCGTGCCCGGGGTAGACCCATGTCTCGTCGGGGAGCCGGCCGAAGATCTTCGACTCGACGTCGTCGATCAGGCTCGCGAAGGCCTTCGGATCCTTCCACGTGTTCCCCACTCCGCCCGGGAACAGGCAGTCCCCGGTGAAGACATGGGGGTGGCCGTGCGGGTCGTCGTAGATGAGGGCGATCGAGCCGGGCGTGTGGCCGACCAGGTGCCGGGCGGTCAGCGAGACCCGACCCACGGTGATCGTGTCCCCGTCCTCGACGAGCACGTCCGTGGGGACCGGGATGCCCTCCGCGTCGTAACGGCCCGCGTACGTACGCGGGCCCGTGACCTCCACGATCCGGGCGAGTGCCTGCCAGTGGTCCCCGTGCTGATGCGTCGTGACGACGGACGCGATGCCGTCGTCCCCGATCAGGGTCAGCAGCGTCTCCGCGTCGGCGGCCGCGTCGATGAGGAGCTGCTCACCGGTGGCGCGGCAGCGCAGCAGATACGCGTTGTTGTTCATCGCGCCGACCGCGACCTTGGAGATCATCAGGTTCTGCAGCTCGTGCACATCCGCCGGGCCGCCGACCTTCACCGCTCCGCTGTACGTCATGGACTCAGCCTATAGCGGGGGTACGACAGGCAGCCGTCCGCCTTCGACGGTGAGCCCGGAGCCGTCGCGCCGCCCGGAGAGCCAGCCGAGCAGCTCCGGGGCGGGGCCCGCGACACCGACCGGACCCGTCCCGGCGCCGCCGCCCGTCGTCCACACCCGGCCGCCGTCCGACTTGAGGCCGGTCGACGGCATGTCCGGGTGCCCCGCGAAGCGCTCGGCCAGGAAGTCGATCTCCCGCTCGACGAACTCCGCCGGCAGATCCTCCAGGTCGTACCCGATCCCGAGGTCGACGTGGTGCAGGTCGACCTCGACCCAGCGCCGGAAGGGGATCCGGGAGGCGGAGTCCTTGACGCCGTTGCGCAGCTCGACGGTGCGCGCCCAGTCGGCCGGCAGCTCGGCCCGGGCCTCGAATCCGGCGGCGCTGGCCCGCAGGTCATCGAGCTGCTCGCGGAGGTCGCGCGGCGCGTCCCGCGCGATGTCCGCGTCGCGCGCCTCGGCGCTCGGGTACATGGGCCGGCCGGCGAGCACGTTCGCGAGGGCGTCCGCGTTTCGGGCGAGGTGGGCGAGGACGTGGCCCCGGGTCCAGCCGGGAAGCCGTGACGACTCGGCCACAGCCGCGTTGTCCAGTGTGCCGACAGCGGTGAGGAGCCGGTCGGTCGCTTCACGTACAGAGGCCAGGTCGCGCGCATGATCGCTCATGGCGCAGACGATAGCGCCGCCACTCGATCGGGTGAAGGCGGCCGACCGAGGCCCAAAATCGAATGTACGTGCTATAAGCTCGAGGGCGGCATCGGGCATTCTTGATGGTCCGGGTTTGTTACCAACCATGGAAAACAGTCCATCGCTGACGGTGGCCCCCCTAATCTCGAAAGACAGGGGCCCCGCCCCTGTTGCTTCTCTCAAGAAAGGTGCGGACCGGCGTGGCCGACCGTCTCATCGTCCGTGGCGCGCGCGAGCACAATCTCCGTAACGTCTCGCTCGACCTTCCGCGCGACTCGCTCATCGTCTTCACGGGTCTGTCGGGGTCCGGCAAGTCGTCGCTCGCCTTCGACACGATCTTCGCCGAGGGGCAGCGGCGGTACGTCGAGTCGCTCTCCTCGTACGCACGTCAGTTCCTCGGCCAGATGGACAAGCCGGACGTCGACTTCATCGAGGGCCTCTCCCCGGCCGTCTCGATCGACCAGAAGTCGACCTCGCGCAACCCGCGCTCCACGGTCGGCACCATCACCGAGGTCTACGACTACCTGCGTCTGCTCTTCGCGCGTATCGGCAAGCCGCACTGTCCCGAGTGCGGCCGCCCCATCTCGCGCCAGTCGCCGCAGGCCATCGTCGACAAGGTCCTCGACCTGCCCGAGGGCAGCCGTTTCCAGGTGCTCTCGCCGCTCGTGCGCGAGCGCAAGGGCGAGTTCGTCGACCTCTTCGCCGACCTCCAGACCAAGGGGTACAGCCGCGCCCGGGTCGACGGACAGACGATCCAGCTGTCGGAACCGCCCACCCTGAAGAAGCAGGAGAAGCACACCATCGAGGTGGTCGTCGACCGCCTCACGGTGAAGGAATCCGCCAAGCGCCGCCTGACCGACTCCGTGGAGACCGCGCTCGGCCTCTCCGGCGGCATGGTCGTGCTCGACTTCGTCGACCTCCCCGAGGACGACCCCGAGCGCGAGCGCATGTACTCGGAGCACCTGTACTGCCCGTACGACGACCTGTCCTTCGAGGAGCTGGAGCCCCGCTCCTTCTCCTTCAACTCGCCCTTCGGCGCCTGCCCGGACTGCACCGGCATCGGCACGCGCATGGAGGTCGACCCCGAGCTGATCATCCCGGACGAGGAAAAGTCCCTCGACGAGGGCGCCATCCACCCCTGGTCGCACGGGCACACCAAGGACTACTTCGGACGCCTCATCGGCGCCCTCGCGGACGCGTTGGGATTCCGGACCGACATCCCCTTCGCGGGCCTGCCGCAGCGCGCCAAGAAGGCCCTCCTGTACGGCCACAAGACGCAGATCGAGGTCCGCTACCGCAACCGGTACGGCCGCGAGCGGGTCTACACGACCCCCTTCGAAGGTGCCGTGCCGTTCGTCAAGCGGCGCCACAGCGAGGCCGAGAGCGACTCCAGCCGCGAGCGCTTCGAGGGCTACATGCGCGAGGTGCCCTGCCCCACCTGTGAGGGCACGCGCCTCAAGCCGATCGTGCTCGCCGTCACGGTGATGGAGAAGTCGATCGCCGAGGTCTCCGCGATGTCCATCAGCGACTGTGCGGACTTCCTGGGCGAGCTGAAGCTCAACGCGCGCGACAAGAAGATCGCCGAGCGGGTCCTCAAGGAGGTCAACGAGCGGCTGCGCTTCCTCGTCGACGTCGGCCTCGACTACCTCTCGCTCAACCGCGCGGCCGGGACGCTCTCCGGCGGCGAGGCCCAGCGCATCCGTCTCGCCACGCAGATCGGCTCCGGCCTCGTCGGCGTGCTCTACGTCCTGGACGAGCCCTCGATCGGCCTGCACCAGCGCGACAACCACCGCCTGATCGAGACCCTCGTACGGCTGCGCGACATGGGCAACACGCTCATCGTCGTCGAGCACGACGAAGACACCATCAAGGTCGCCGACTGGGTCGTCGACATCGGCCCCGGCGCGGGTGAACACGGCGGCAAGGTCGTCCACAGCGGCCCCTTGAAGGAACTGCTCGCCAACGCCGAGTCGATGACCGGCCAGTACCTGTCGGGCAAGAGGTCCATCCCGCTGCCGGACATCCGGCGCCCCGTGGACCCGACGCGCAGGCTGACCGTGCACGGCGCCCGTGAGAACAACCTGCGCGACATCGACGTGTCGTTCCCGCTCGGCGTCCTGACCGCCGTCACCGGTGTCTCCGGTTCCGGCAAGTCGACCCTGGTCAACGACATCCTGTACACGCACCTCGCCCGCGAGCTGAACGGAGCGCGGAGCGTTCCCGGGCGGCACACGCGCGTGGAGGGCGACGACCTCGTCGACAAGGTCGTCCACGTCGACCAGTCGCCGATCGGCCGCACGCCGCGCTCGAACCCGGCGACGTACACCGGAGTCTTCGACCACGTCCGCAAGCTGTTCGCCGAGACCACCGAGGCGAAGGTCCGCGGCTATCTGCCGGGACGCTTCTCCTTCAACGTCAAGGGCGGCCGCTGCGAGAACTGCTCCGGCGACGGCACCATCAAGATCGAGATGAACTTCCTGCCGGACGTCTACGTCCCGTGCGAGGTCTGCCACGGAGCGCGCTACAACCGCGAGACGCTGGACGTCCACTACAAGGGCAAGTCCATCGCCGAGGTCCTGGACATGCCCATCGAGGAGGCGCTCGGCTTCTTCGAGGCGGTCCCGGGCATCGCCCGCCACCTGCGCACGCTGAACGACGTCGGCCTCGGTTACGTCCGGCTCGGCCAGTCCGCGCCGACCCTCTCCGGTGGCGAGGCCCAGCGCGTGAAGCTGGCGAGCGAGCTGCAGAAGCGGTCCACGGGACGCACCGTCTACGTCCTCGACGAGCCGACCACCGGTCTGCACTTCGAGGACATCAGCAAGCTCATCACCGTCCTGTCGGGCCTTGTCGACAAGGGGAACTCGGTGATCGTCATCGAGCACAACCTCGACGTCATCAAGACCGCCGACTGGGTCGTCGACATGGGCCCCGAGGGCGGTAACGGCGGTGGCCTCGTCGTCGCCGAGGGCACCCCCGAAGAGGTCGCGGGCGAACCGTCCAGCCACACCGGCAAGTTCCTGCGCGACATCCTCGGCGCCGACCGGTTCAGCGACGCGACGGTACCCGCGGCGCGTACGAGGAAGACAGTGGCGGCGAAGAAGGCCACGGCCGCGAAGAAGACCGTCTCGGCGACGGCGAAGGCCCCGGCGAAGAAGGTGGCCACGGCCAAGACCACGGCGGTCGGGAAGTCGGCCACGAAGGCCGCGGCGAAGAAGCCGGCCGCGAAGAAGACCGCGACCAAGTCCACGCGGGCTCGCAAGGCCTGAGCGCGGGCGGTCCGCGACCGCGCGAGAACGCCCGGCGCCCCACGGGAACTCCCCGTGGGGCGCCGGGCGTTCATCTGTCAGCCACCCTGGCCCTGCGGCTCGACGCACTGCATGTCCAGCCGAATCTTGACAACATCACCAAGAAGACCGGCCCCGAAGTCCAGGCCGAAGTCGCTCCGGCCGATCTCGCCCGTCGCCTCGAACCCCGCATGCCGGCTCCCGTCCAGCGGCACGTCCACCACCCCGTCGAACTCCACGGCGAGCACCACCGGCCGCGTCACGCCCCCGATGGTCAACTCGCCCTCCAGGGGCCGGTCGTCGTCCTTCCCCGACACCCCGTTCGATACGTACGTCATGGTCGGACGGCGCTCCACGTCCAGCAGATCGGCTTGACGGACGTGCGCGTCACGATCGGCGTTGCCCGTGTCGATCGAGCCCCGTGCGATGGTGGCGCCCGGGGCGCTGCGCGCGGTCGACGCGTGACCGGCAGGACGTGCACGGCTGACCGGGGCAGGTGAACGGCCGCTACAGGGGCGGTAGTTCGGACGCGTAGGGGGGCTCGGCACCGGCCCGTGAGCAGGTGACCGCGGCGGCGCGCGCGGCGAACCGCAGCAGCCGGTGCCACGCGTCCTCGGCGAGGCCTGCCACCGCCTCCACGGACAGCGCGTCCCACGCCGCCAGACCGTGCAGCAGCGCCGCGTTCACGGTGTCGCCCGCGCCGATCGTGTCGACGACGTCGATGCGCTCACCCGGTACGTCGTACCGCGCGCCGCCCCGCGTGAAGACCGTCAGGCCGTCGCCGCCGCGCGTGATCACGACGGCCGCTGGACCCGAGGCCAGCCACTCCTGCGGGGTGCCACCCAGCCACTGCGCGTCCTCCTCGGAGAGCTTGAGCAGGCCGGTCGAGGGGAGCCAGTTCTTGAAACGCGCCCGGTACGCGTCCGGGTCGGGGATGAGGCCGGCCCGGATGTTCGGGTCGAGCGCGGTGAACACGCCCTGGGCCGAGGCCGACCGCATCAGCTCCTCGTACGCGCTCGCGCCCGGCTCCAGGACCAGCGAGCACGTGCCGAACGACACCGCGCGCGTGCCCGGCGGAAGCCGGTCGGGCACCGAGAAGAGCCGGTCGGCCGTTCCCTCGACGTAGAACGAGTAACCGGCCGAGCCGTCCGCGGCGATCGACGCGACAGCCAGCGTCGTCGGTTCGTCGCCCCGCTGGACGTACGACACGTCCACACCTGCTCGCGCGAGCCCGCCGAGCAGTGCCTCGCCGAACGCGTCGCGGGAGACCCGTGAGCAGAAGGCCACGGGGGAGCCGAGCCGGCCGACGGCCACCGCGGTGTTGAACGGGCCGCCGCCGAGCCGGGGCGCGAGCGCCGGCAGGTCGCCACCGTCATCGGCGGCCCCGCCCTGCGGCACGAGGTCGATCAGGGCCTCTCCGGCGACGACTATCACGGGTGGTTCCTTTCGGGCTGAACTGTGAAGCGGTGCGGCAGTGCTGGAGTACTGGGGTGCGGTGCACCGGAGGGGCAGGGGGCGAGGCACAGGCTAGAGGCTCGCGGGCTCGGGCACAGCGCCCCGGCCGGAAACGGGCACGTCCGGGGCCGACTCGGGCAGACCCTTCGCGTAGGGACGCAGGGGGGCCACGGAGAGGGCGGTGAACGCGGCGATGGTGCGGAAGCAGGGCCGCCGGAACGGTGCGGACGTGGGGCGGCCAAGACGGTGACGGAGAAGGGCGGCCGGAACGGTGCGGACGTGGGGCGGCCAAGACGGTGACGGAGAAGGGCGGCCGGAACGGTGCGGACGTGGGGCGGCCAAGACGGTGACGGAGAAGGGCGGCCGGAACGGTGCGGACGTGGGGCGGCCAAGACGGTGACGGAGAAGGGCGGCCGGAACGGTGCGGACGTGGGGCGGCCAAGACGGTGACGGAGAAGGGCGGCCGGAACGGTGCGGACGTGGGGCGGCCAAGACGGTGACGGAGAAGGGCGGCCGGAACGGTGCGGACGTGGGGCGGCCAAGACGGTGACGAAGCAGGGCGGTCATGGTGCGTAGAAGGAGGGCGGCCCAGAAGCGTGCGGGTGTGGCCGGCACCGGGGTCCCACGACGCATCATTTGCCCCACCGGTATCGTCGGATCTGTCGCCGATGTGCGCCTTGGCGTGCAGTGGCCCACCCCGACCCGCCCCGATCGACCCCTGGAGTCCCCATGCCCGGCACGTCGCCCGCCCGCCGAACCGTGCTGCGGGGTGCCGCCCTCGCCGGGACCGCGGGGCTCGGGATCGCCGCCTGCTCGCCGGGCGGGTCGGGAGGCCGCGCGGAGTCGGCGCCGACGGCACCGGTCGACCTCGGCAAGGCCGACGAGGTGCCCGTGGGCGGCGCAAAGCTGTACCGGGACGAGAACGTGGTGGTCAGCCGTCCGGCGGCCGACGAGTACGCCGCGTTCAGCACCATCTGCACGCACGCGGGGTGCCCCATCAGCATGCTGGAGGGCACGGAACTCACGTGCTCCTGCCACGGCAGCAAGTTCGACGCGGAGACCGGGAAGGTGCTGCACGACCCGGCGACCCGGCCGCTGGCGAAGGTGCCGGTCGAGGTGAAGAACGGCAAGATCGTCGCGGGGGCCTGACCGACCCTGGGCCCCGATCGGGCCCACCCCGCGGGTCAGCCCTCCCAGTCCCACCCGATTCCCAGGATCCCGGCACGCACCTGTGGCTCCACCACGTGGACCGCGCGGTGGCCGGTGCTGAGCGGCAGGTCCTGACGGCCGCCGCGCGGGGCCGCCGGCGAGTGCTGGGCGAAGCGGTGGCAGCGCACGGGCAGGACGCCCTCGGTGAACCGGACCTGGAGCGCGTACTGCCCGCCCGCGAAGCCGAAGCCGCGCAGGTACTCCGACGAGGGGCCCGCCGTGCCGTCCTCGAAGCCGTAGCGGAAGAGGAACGTGTCGCCCGCCCGCAGCCGCGCGTCGAAGAGCAGTTCCGCCACGACGACGCCCGTTCCCCGGTGCCGCCGCACCCGCCCCGTGCGGCAGTTCTCCAGGGCACGTACCGAGACGTGATCCGTGCTGCATCCCGGGTCTCCGTGGTGGACGGCCACGAAGCGGTCCACGCCGTCCTGGTGGGCGCGCACGATGTGCTGGGAGTCGAGGCCGAGGAGTTCGCGGCGCGCCCCGATCCGCACCCGCTCGTGATGGCCGACCGTGTGCAGGCCGCCGTCCGGGGTCGAACCGAGGTCGGCGAGGAACTGTTCGAGGACGCCCGAGGCCTCGACGAGCGAGCGGTAGGAGCGGGTCGCGGGGCGCCGGCAGGCCGCGTGTTCCTCGTCTCTGGCGAGCAGCCGTATCAGGGACTCGTCGGGCAGGTCCAGGATCTCCTCCAGCGCGCGCACGGCACGTAGGGACTCGGTGCGCTGCGGGCGCCTGGCCCCCTGCTGCCAGTAGCTCAGACTGGTGACGCCGACCGTGACACCGTGGCGGGTCAGATGGTGCTGCACGCGGTGCAGCGGCAGCCCGCGCGCGGTGATCGCGGCCCGCAGTGCGACATGGAAGGGCCCCGCCCGCAGGGCCGTCTCCAGCGCGGGCGCGCC encodes the following:
- a CDS encoding calcium:proton antiporter, whose product is MIAGLRRLVTQWTAVVPVLAVVLLVFTWGRSLPGAVVAVVSVVLAASVLAAVHHAEVVAHRVGEPFGSLVLAVAVTVIEVALIVTLMVDGGEKGATLARDTVFAAVMITCNGIVGLSLLAAAFRHRVAVFQPEGTGGALATVATLATLCLVVPTFTTSKPGPEFSTSQLIFAASAALLLYGIFVATQTVRHRDYFLPITKQGNIIDGDDHAHAPSTRTALISLGFLGLALVAVVGLAKGVSPTIETGVEAAGMPHSVVGVIIALLVLLPETIAALRAARRDRVQTSLNLALGSAMASIGLTIPAVAIASFWLSGPLVLGLGATQMVLLVLTMLVSTLTVVPGRATPLQGGVHLVVFAAYVELAVTP
- a CDS encoding TerD family protein codes for the protein MTANFSKGPGVNLSKGQAISLQKQDGGTLTAVRMGLGWQAAPRRGLFGSRTREIDLDASAVLFADKQPVDVVFFRHLVSDDGSVRHTGDNLVGGAGQGGDDEAILVDLQRVPVHIDQIVFTVNSFTGQTFQEVQNAFCRLVDETNGQELARYTLDGGGQYTAQIMAKVHRAGAGWQMTALGSPANGRTFQDLMPAILPGL
- a CDS encoding MBL fold metallo-hydrolase, whose protein sequence is MTYSGAVKVGGPADVHELQNLMISKVAVGAMNNNAYLLRCRATGEQLLIDAAADAETLLTLIGDDGIASVVTTHQHGDHWQALARIVEVTGPRTYAGRYDAEGIPVPTDVLVEDGDTITVGRVSLTARHLVGHTPGSIALIYDDPHGHPHVFTGDCLFPGGVGNTWKDPKAFASLIDDVESKIFGRLPDETWVYPGHGNDTTLGAERPHLPEWRERGW
- a CDS encoding TerD family protein, with the protein product MTAELVRGQNHPLTQTRLEIRVSAGAPVVAGATLSDDEGRVHGRDWVAHPGAPALPGLEVPRQAAADHRLAVDLDAVPEAAHRVSVLLALPTGPGDPDRFGAVAAPFVAVTGLDGSEVASYTITDLDAESAVVALELYRRQGAWKVRAVGQGYAGGLGALLTDQGLPDARALAGEIGEAVARGLARTVAPPPPRTAASGASAMADAAGAASHAASPGTHPSDGPPRSTQPQSPAEPQSSPAPRPAHEPQPARPSGRTGPVNYTHPGRQAPAPPVPAPTAPPAEPGGQPAVPVAGDATGWSMDERLYNQVWGMFEDLARCVAAYRSAVDFADSRMEQELDKALSDPRSRIGGQGDAAREAARAKHGQLVDRAREVLDRDLAQLAAESAVVEPALPPAYAGWDNPVWHAYGSPMEIPMALRLGDLQLPESRGVGLRIPMLVRLPLERGMWIDSGRSGADALTESDELRRRALRSAVELAARLLAVYPAGEFAVHVIDPAGSAAGALAPLVRAGVLAAPPAAGVAGVSDVLARLTQRVDLVQMAVRGGAADALPPDLDTAEQLLIVNDFPHGFDDRAVTRLRYLADEGPAVGVHLLMVADREDAAEYGPVLDPLWRALLRLTPVPDDHLADPWVGHAWTYEPPHVPPGSRILEQVLEEVARARREQGI
- the aroQ gene encoding type II 3-dehydroquinate dehydratase, with protein sequence MPRTLANAPIMVLNGPNLNLLGRRQPEIYGSDTLADVEALCAKAAAVHGGSVDFRQSNHEGELVDWIHEARQNHVGIVINPAAYSHTSVAILDALNACDGLPVIEVHISNIHQREEFRHHSYVSLRADGVIAGCGVQGYAFAVERVAALAEPGVATV
- a CDS encoding TerC family protein — encoded protein: MTLWVLTILGLVALIAVDFFIGRKPHDVSIKEAGIWTVVWIVLAALFGVGLLIWGNAQASGEFFAGFITEKSLSVDNLFVFILIMAKFSVPSQLQQRVLLFGVLIALVLRAIFIAAGAAVIANFSWVFYIFGAFLIYTAWKLIQEAMSDDEEDEFEENRLLKSIEKKFGVADRYHGTKLFIRVNGKRILTPLMVVMLAIGTTDVLFAMDSIPAIFGLTQDPYIVFTANAFALMGLRQLYFLIGGLLRKLVYLSYGLSVILGFIGVKLVLHALHESGVHVPEISIPVSLAVICGVLAITTVASLIASKKQAQKQALDGGDDGDEGGASDGARKDSVKA